Proteins encoded in a region of the Burkholderiales bacterium genome:
- a CDS encoding mandelate racemase/muconate lactonizing enzyme family protein: MKLERIEPIAIDIPLSKNFGGATYSVLKRCTVVTRLTTSDGLTSEVYNGDNRDHVGEIVRLVRDEIFPVIEGMNLFETERIWEKMFALSHVSRDRKLLLEAIACVDCAVWDLVGKALGKSVRELLGGYRDRLQIISIGGYYMEGKTLADIGREMELYRSEGMAGCKFKVGGRSPEEDAQRVAAARKAAGDDFVLMVDANRGWGAQDAIDFARRVEHLNIRWFEEPCHWYDDAAMMARVRQSIRIPVTAGQSEITSHAIRRLVDANAVDFVNYDVSEGGGVTDWRRAAAICAASGIEMAHHEESQISQQLLSAVPHGTYAECFGDPARDPVWQTLWVNRPKIDNGWFTVSPGPGFDIQLDPDMVERYRVR; the protein is encoded by the coding sequence ATGAAGCTCGAACGCATCGAACCCATAGCCATCGACATCCCGCTGTCGAAGAACTTCGGCGGCGCGACTTATTCGGTCCTCAAGCGCTGCACGGTCGTCACCCGCCTAACGACGAGCGACGGTCTCACGAGCGAAGTGTACAACGGCGACAACCGCGATCACGTCGGCGAGATCGTGCGCCTCGTGCGCGACGAGATCTTCCCCGTCATCGAGGGCATGAACCTCTTCGAGACCGAGCGCATCTGGGAGAAGATGTTCGCGCTCTCGCACGTCAGCCGCGACCGCAAGCTGCTGCTCGAAGCGATCGCGTGCGTCGACTGCGCGGTGTGGGACCTCGTCGGCAAGGCGCTGGGCAAGAGCGTGCGCGAGCTTCTCGGCGGCTATCGCGACCGGCTGCAGATCATCTCGATCGGCGGCTACTACATGGAAGGCAAGACGCTCGCCGACATCGGCCGCGAGATGGAGCTGTACAGATCCGAAGGCATGGCCGGCTGCAAGTTCAAGGTCGGCGGCCGCTCGCCGGAGGAAGACGCGCAGCGCGTGGCCGCGGCGCGCAAGGCCGCCGGCGACGATTTCGTCCTCATGGTCGACGCCAACCGGGGCTGGGGCGCGCAGGACGCGATCGACTTCGCGCGGCGCGTCGAGCACCTGAACATCCGCTGGTTCGAAGAACCGTGCCACTGGTACGACGACGCGGCGATGATGGCGCGCGTTCGTCAGTCGATTCGCATTCCGGTGACCGCGGGCCAATCGGAGATCACCAGCCACGCGATCCGCCGGCTCGTCGACGCGAACGCGGTCGACTTCGTCAACTACGACGTCTCCGAAGGCGGCGGCGTCACCGACTGGCGGCGCGCGGCGGCGATCTGCGCCGCATCGGGCATCGAGATGGCGCACCACGAGGAATCGCAGATCTCGCAGCAACTGCTCTCCGCCGTGCCTCACGGCACGTACGCCGAATGCTTCGGCGATCCTGCGCGCGACCCGGTGTGGCAGACCCTGTGGGTGAACCGGCCGAAGATCGACAATGGATGGTTCACGGTGTCGCCTGGCCCGGGGTTCGACATCCAGCTCGATCCGGACATGGTGGAACGCTATCGCGTCCGTTAG
- a CDS encoding arginine/lysine/ornithine decarboxylase — protein sequence MRFRFPVIIIDEDFRTENASGMGIRALAKAIEEEGMEVVGVTSYGDLSSFAQQQSRASAFILSIDDEELGVSTPEEAAATVGQLRKFVKEIRFRNADIPIFLYGETRTSRHIPNDVLRELHGFIHMFEDTPEFVARYIVRESKTYLDSLAPPFFRALVHYAQDGSYSWHCPGHSGGVAFLKSPVGQMFHQFFGENMLRADVCNAVEELGQLLDHSGPVAASETNAARIFNCDHLFFVTNGTSTSNKMVWHYKVAPDDVVIVDRNCHKSILHAITMTGAVPVFLMPTRNHLGIIGPIPREEFRWENIEKKIRENPFARNFKGKPRVLTLTQSTYDGIIYNVETIKEMLDGKIDTLHFDEAWLPHATFHEYYRNMHAIGKDRPRCRESMIFSTQSTHKLLAGLSQASQILVQDSQKLVLNAHAFNESYHMHTSTSPQYAIIASCDVAAAMMEPPGGTALVEESIQEAIDFRRAMRKVDAEFGKDWWFKVWGPERLAAEGIGSREDWMLRSNERWHGFGDLAPGFNMLDPIKATVLSPGLDVTGKFAKTGIPAIIVTRYLAEHGIIVEKTGLYSFFIMFTIGITKGRWNTLVTELQQFKDDYDKNSPLWRVMPEFLNHFPSYEKIGLRDLCDQIHGVYKANDVARLTTEMYLSNMVPAMKPGDAWSKMTHGEIDRIGIDDLEGRITSVLLTPYPPGIPLLIPGERFNKTIMGYLQFARQFNGQFPGFETDIHGLVVEKRNGELKYYVDCVRAEV from the coding sequence GTGAGATTTCGCTTTCCCGTCATCATCATCGACGAAGACTTCCGCACCGAGAACGCGAGCGGGATGGGCATACGCGCCCTCGCCAAGGCGATCGAGGAAGAGGGGATGGAGGTCGTCGGCGTCACGAGCTACGGCGATCTCTCGAGCTTCGCGCAGCAGCAGAGCCGCGCGAGCGCGTTCATCCTGTCGATCGACGACGAGGAGCTCGGCGTCTCGACGCCCGAGGAAGCCGCGGCGACGGTGGGGCAGTTGCGCAAGTTCGTCAAGGAGATCCGGTTCCGCAACGCGGACATCCCGATCTTCCTGTACGGAGAGACGCGCACCTCGCGCCACATTCCGAACGACGTGCTGCGCGAGCTCCACGGCTTCATTCACATGTTCGAGGACACACCGGAGTTCGTCGCGCGCTACATCGTGCGCGAATCGAAGACCTATCTCGACAGCCTCGCGCCGCCGTTCTTCCGCGCGCTGGTGCACTACGCGCAGGACGGCTCGTACTCGTGGCACTGCCCGGGGCACTCCGGCGGCGTGGCGTTCCTCAAGAGCCCGGTCGGCCAGATGTTCCACCAGTTCTTCGGCGAGAACATGCTGCGCGCGGACGTCTGCAACGCGGTGGAAGAGCTCGGCCAGCTCCTCGACCACTCGGGCCCGGTCGCGGCTTCGGAGACCAACGCCGCGCGCATCTTCAACTGCGACCACCTCTTCTTCGTCACCAACGGCACGTCGACGTCGAACAAGATGGTGTGGCACTACAAGGTCGCGCCCGACGACGTGGTGATCGTCGACCGCAACTGCCACAAGTCGATCCTGCACGCGATCACGATGACCGGCGCGGTGCCGGTCTTCCTGATGCCCACGCGCAACCACCTCGGCATCATCGGCCCCATCCCGCGCGAGGAGTTCCGCTGGGAGAACATCGAGAAGAAGATCCGCGAGAACCCGTTCGCGCGCAACTTCAAGGGCAAGCCGCGCGTGCTCACGCTCACCCAGAGCACGTACGACGGGATCATCTACAACGTCGAGACGATCAAGGAGATGCTCGACGGCAAGATCGACACGCTGCACTTCGACGAGGCGTGGCTGCCGCATGCGACGTTCCACGAGTACTACCGGAACATGCACGCGATCGGCAAGGACCGGCCGCGCTGCAGGGAATCGATGATCTTCTCGACGCAGTCGACTCACAAGCTGCTCGCGGGATTGTCGCAGGCCTCGCAGATCCTGGTGCAGGACTCGCAGAAGCTCGTGCTCAACGCGCACGCGTTCAACGAGTCGTATCACATGCATACGTCGACCTCGCCGCAGTACGCGATCATCGCCTCGTGCGACGTCGCGGCGGCGATGATGGAGCCGCCCGGCGGCACCGCGCTGGTGGAAGAATCGATCCAGGAGGCGATCGACTTCCGCCGCGCGATGCGCAAGGTCGACGCCGAGTTCGGCAAGGACTGGTGGTTCAAGGTGTGGGGGCCGGAGCGCCTCGCGGCCGAGGGGATCGGCAGCCGCGAGGACTGGATGCTGCGCTCGAACGAGCGCTGGCACGGTTTCGGCGACCTCGCGCCGGGTTTCAACATGCTCGACCCGATCAAGGCGACCGTGCTGTCGCCCGGCCTCGACGTAACCGGCAAGTTCGCGAAGACCGGGATCCCGGCGATCATCGTCACGCGCTATCTCGCCGAGCACGGCATCATCGTCGAGAAGACCGGCCTGTACTCGTTCTTCATCATGTTCACCATCGGCATCACCAAGGGCCGGTGGAACACGCTCGTCACCGAGCTCCAGCAGTTCAAGGACGATTACGACAAGAACAGCCCGCTGTGGCGCGTGATGCCGGAGTTCCTGAACCACTTCCCGTCGTACGAGAAGATCGGTCTGCGCGACCTCTGCGACCAGATCCACGGCGTGTACAAGGCGAACGACGTGGCGCGGCTCACCACCGAGATGTATCTCTCGAACATGGTGCCGGCGATGAAGCCGGGCGACGCGTGGTCGAAGATGACCCACGGCGAGATCGACCGCATCGGCATCGACGACCTCGAAGGGCGCATCACCAGCGTGCTGCTCACGCCGTACCCGCCGGGCATCCCGCTCCTCATCCCCGGCGAGCGCTTCAACAAGACGATCATGGGCTACCTGCAGTTCGCGCGTCAGTTCAACGGGCAGTTCCCGGGCTTCGAGACCGACATCCACGGGCTGGTCGTCGAGAAGCGCAACGGCGAGCTCAAGTATTACGTGGATTGCGTGAGAGCCGAGGTCTGA
- the metG gene encoding methionine--tRNA ligase yields the protein MAARRILVTSALPYANGSIHLGHLVEYIQTDIWVRFQKMLGNEAHYVCADDTHGTAIMLRAEKEGITPEALIARVLEEHQRDFAGFHIAFDNYYTTHSDETRQLSNEIYGSLKAAGLIDVKPVEQFYDPVKSMFLPDRFIKGECPKCGAKDQYGDSCEVCGSTYSPTDLRNPYSVVSGAAPVRKTSDHYFFKLSDPRCKAFLEEWTQADEHLQPEARNKIREWFDQGLNDWDISRDAPYFGFEIPGAPGKYFYVWLDAPIGYLGSFRKLAERASLDFDSFVGPDSTAEMVHFIGKDILYFHALFWPAMLKFSGKRTPTHVYAHGFLTVNGEKMSKSRGTFITAESYLQQGLNPEWLRYYYAAKLGSTMEDIDLNLDDFVARVNSDLVGKYVNIASRCANFIVKRFGGRLGGTVSDALAFEQGYLRGAAREAAQAAADAYDKREFGKALRAVMSYADQANQFIDRIKPWEIAKQPGRDNELQVVCTIALNAFHWISVMLAPVLPETAGRVAKMLNLATLEWKDIEAELAPGHVINPYTHLLTRVDAKQIDALVKANAETLQPAAPKRQEKTVEGSAPKTTNEGQKPAASAELAHISIDDFSKVDLRVARIANAEHVEGADKLLKLTLDVGPLGTRQVFAGIKSAYDPEKLKGRLTVMVANLAPRKMKFGMSEGMVLAASGDAPGLFILSPDSGAEPGMKIK from the coding sequence ATGGCAGCCCGCCGCATCCTCGTCACCTCCGCCCTGCCGTACGCCAACGGCTCGATCCACCTCGGGCACCTCGTCGAGTACATCCAGACCGACATCTGGGTGCGCTTCCAGAAGATGCTCGGCAACGAGGCGCATTACGTCTGCGCGGACGACACGCACGGCACCGCGATCATGCTGCGCGCCGAGAAGGAAGGCATCACGCCCGAGGCGCTGATCGCCCGCGTGCTGGAGGAGCACCAGCGCGATTTCGCGGGCTTCCACATCGCGTTCGACAACTACTACACCACGCATTCCGACGAGACTCGGCAGCTCTCGAACGAAATTTACGGGAGCCTGAAGGCCGCCGGGTTGATCGACGTCAAACCGGTCGAGCAGTTCTACGACCCGGTGAAGTCGATGTTCCTCCCGGACCGCTTCATCAAGGGCGAGTGTCCGAAGTGCGGGGCGAAAGACCAGTACGGGGACTCGTGCGAGGTGTGCGGCTCGACCTACAGCCCGACCGACCTCAGGAACCCCTACTCCGTGGTCTCGGGCGCCGCGCCGGTGCGCAAGACCTCGGACCACTACTTCTTCAAGCTCTCGGACCCGCGCTGCAAGGCCTTTCTGGAAGAATGGACGCAGGCCGACGAGCACCTCCAGCCCGAAGCGCGCAACAAGATCCGCGAGTGGTTCGACCAGGGGCTCAACGACTGGGACATCTCGCGCGACGCGCCGTACTTCGGCTTCGAGATTCCCGGCGCGCCGGGCAAATACTTCTATGTCTGGCTGGACGCGCCGATCGGCTATCTGGGCAGCTTCAGGAAGCTGGCGGAACGCGCATCGCTCGACTTCGACAGCTTCGTCGGCCCCGATTCCACCGCCGAGATGGTGCATTTCATCGGCAAGGACATCCTGTATTTCCACGCGTTGTTCTGGCCGGCGATGCTGAAGTTCTCGGGCAAGCGCACCCCGACGCACGTCTACGCCCACGGCTTCCTCACCGTGAACGGCGAGAAGATGTCGAAGTCGCGCGGCACCTTCATCACCGCGGAGAGCTATCTGCAGCAGGGGCTCAACCCCGAGTGGCTGCGCTATTACTACGCAGCCAAGTTAGGCAGCACGATGGAGGACATCGACCTGAACCTCGACGACTTCGTCGCGCGGGTGAACAGCGACCTCGTCGGCAAGTACGTGAACATCGCGAGCCGGTGCGCCAATTTCATCGTGAAGCGGTTCGGCGGCCGGCTCGGCGGGACAGTTTCAGACGCGCTCGCCTTTGAGCAAGGGTATCTGCGGGGAGCGGCTCGCGAGGCCGCACAAGCGGCTGCCGACGCCTACGACAAACGGGAGTTCGGCAAGGCTTTGCGCGCTGTGATGTCCTACGCCGATCAGGCCAACCAGTTCATCGATCGCATCAAGCCCTGGGAAATTGCAAAGCAGCCGGGCCGCGACAACGAATTGCAGGTCGTCTGTACCATCGCGCTCAATGCATTTCACTGGATCAGCGTGATGCTCGCTCCTGTGCTGCCCGAAACGGCCGGCCGCGTCGCGAAAATGCTGAATTTGGCGACGCTCGAATGGAAAGATATCGAAGCTGAGCTCGCTCCCGGCCATGTAATCAACCCCTATACACACCTTTTGACGCGCGTCGACGCGAAGCAGATCGATGCGCTGGTCAAGGCGAACGCCGAGACGCTGCAGCCGGCGGCGCCGAAACGACAGGAGAAGACAGTGGAAGGCTCAGCACCGAAGACGACGAACGAAGGCCAGAAACCCGCGGCGTCCGCGGAGCTGGCGCATATCTCGATCGACGATTTCTCGAAGGTCGACCTGCGCGTCGCGCGCATCGCGAACGCCGAGCACGTCGAAGGCGCGGACAAGCTGCTCAAGCTCACCCTCGACGTCGGCCCGCTGGGCACGCGCCAGGTCTTCGCCGGCATCAAGTCGGCCTACGATCCCGAGAAGCTCAAAGGCCGTCTCACCGTGATGGTCGCCAACCTCGCGCCGCGCAAGATGAAGTTCGGCATGTCGGAAGGGATGGTGCTGGCCGCTTCGGGGGATGCGCCGGGGTTGTTCATCCTGTCGCCGGATTCGGGTGCGGAGCCCGGAATGAAGATCAAGTAG
- a CDS encoding zinc-binding dehydrogenase produces MKSYWILERGSESVLEAREVPMPQPKAGEVVVEVHAAGLNRGELIVGGAVHGGAEKLGGTEASGVIHAVGPGVTAWKVGDRVMGRARGTFAQYSAMFEGQIMRMPERLSWEEAAAIPSGFLTAYEATVRYGGLESGEWLLVAGASSGVGVCAIQIARVLGARSIGTTTSPDKGEKLKAIGCDLVVDSRSPDFARSVKQATTGGADLGVNLVGGSVFPQLLRSMAYEGRIAIVGYVDREYLSQIDLADVHLNRIHVFGISNAKLPPEKRFETTRGFVRDILPALEDGRISPVVDRVFAFDELPAAKAYMESNAMVGKVVVKVA; encoded by the coding sequence ATGAAGTCGTACTGGATACTCGAGCGCGGCAGCGAGTCGGTGCTCGAAGCGCGCGAAGTGCCGATGCCGCAGCCGAAAGCGGGCGAAGTGGTCGTCGAGGTGCACGCCGCGGGGCTCAATCGCGGCGAGCTCATCGTCGGCGGCGCGGTGCACGGCGGCGCGGAGAAGCTCGGCGGCACCGAGGCGTCGGGCGTGATACACGCGGTCGGCCCGGGCGTCACCGCGTGGAAGGTCGGCGATCGCGTAATGGGACGCGCCCGCGGCACGTTCGCGCAGTACTCGGCGATGTTCGAAGGCCAGATCATGCGCATGCCCGAGCGCTTGTCGTGGGAAGAAGCCGCTGCGATACCCTCCGGCTTCCTCACCGCGTACGAAGCGACGGTGAGATACGGCGGGCTCGAAAGCGGCGAATGGCTGCTCGTCGCGGGCGCTTCGTCCGGCGTCGGCGTGTGCGCGATCCAGATCGCCAGGGTGCTCGGTGCGCGCTCGATCGGCACCACGACCTCGCCCGACAAAGGCGAAAAGCTCAAAGCGATCGGCTGCGACCTCGTCGTCGACTCGCGCTCGCCCGATTTCGCCAGGTCGGTCAAACAGGCCACGACCGGCGGCGCCGATCTCGGCGTGAACCTCGTCGGCGGCTCGGTCTTCCCGCAATTGCTGCGCTCGATGGCCTACGAAGGGCGCATCGCGATCGTCGGCTACGTCGACCGCGAGTATCTCTCGCAGATCGACCTCGCCGACGTGCATCTGAACCGCATCCACGTCTTCGGCATCTCGAACGCCAAGCTCCCGCCGGAGAAGCGCTTCGAGACCACGCGCGGCTTCGTGCGGGACATCCTGCCGGCGCTCGAAGACGGCCGCATTTCTCCGGTGGTGGACCGCGTGTTCGCGTTCGACGAGCTGCCGGCGGCGAAGGCTTACATGGAATCGAACGCGATGGTGGGCAAGGTCGTGGTGAAAGTCGCGTGA
- a CDS encoding CopD family protein: MDAPWRLRVVHALFVLLLSSAAGTAGAHTRLLAAEPAGGAVLDAAPARITLRYSTRVAPVRLALSGADGTQVPVTASAEGATLIVAPAFAAASSGVYTLRWRVAGADSHAVSGALSFRVGAGPPPAAEPPAAAADDDEKIRIEASPDHALLVALVLLRAVFVFAILAAAGAILFRLVIAESDGVPVRAIAVLGIAALAALHALMRGTIGAAATPLLGPALAVAGLAGMAASRRAIATAGVVLAIGGLALWGHASLGPPVVGQALFALHVAAAAFWAGSLWPLYTHVRRGERAGAIVARYSRIALWVVAALAAIGLALAWSRLGSAAAVVDSAYGRVLLVKIALFAVLACIALWNRLRLARRLPHSATALARTIDLELALMVLVVIAAAWLSALPPPAA; encoded by the coding sequence GTGGACGCGCCGTGGCGGCTGCGCGTCGTGCATGCGTTGTTCGTGCTGCTGCTGTCGTCGGCCGCCGGGACGGCGGGCGCGCACACGCGGCTGCTCGCGGCCGAGCCGGCGGGCGGCGCGGTGCTCGACGCGGCGCCGGCGCGGATCACGCTGCGCTATTCGACGCGGGTTGCGCCGGTGCGTCTCGCGCTGAGCGGCGCCGACGGCACGCAGGTCCCGGTGACGGCCTCGGCCGAGGGCGCCACGCTGATCGTAGCGCCGGCGTTCGCGGCGGCGTCCTCCGGTGTGTATACGTTGCGCTGGCGCGTCGCCGGCGCGGACTCTCACGCCGTTTCGGGGGCGCTCTCTTTCCGCGTCGGAGCCGGCCCGCCGCCCGCCGCAGAGCCGCCGGCCGCCGCTGCGGACGACGACGAGAAGATCCGGATTGAAGCCAGTCCCGACCACGCGCTGCTGGTCGCTCTGGTGTTGCTGCGCGCGGTGTTCGTGTTCGCGATCCTCGCCGCGGCCGGCGCGATCCTGTTCAGGCTGGTCATCGCGGAATCCGACGGCGTGCCCGTGCGCGCCATTGCAGTGCTCGGGATCGCGGCGCTGGCGGCGCTCCATGCGCTCATGCGCGGGACGATCGGCGCGGCCGCGACCCCGCTGCTCGGTCCCGCGCTCGCCGTGGCAGGGCTCGCGGGCATGGCGGCGTCGCGTCGCGCGATCGCGACCGCAGGGGTCGTGCTCGCCATCGGCGGACTCGCGCTTTGGGGCCACGCGTCGTTGGGGCCGCCGGTCGTCGGGCAGGCGCTATTCGCGCTGCACGTGGCCGCGGCAGCGTTCTGGGCCGGCTCGCTGTGGCCGCTGTACACGCACGTGCGCAGGGGCGAGCGCGCCGGCGCGATCGTCGCCCGCTACTCGCGCATCGCGCTGTGGGTCGTCGCCGCGCTCGCCGCTATCGGGCTCGCGCTGGCGTGGTCGCGGCTCGGCTCGGCGGCGGCCGTCGTCGACAGCGCCTACGGCCGGGTGCTCCTCGTGAAGATCGCGTTGTTCGCGGTGCTGGCGTGCATCGCGCTCTGGAACCGCTTGCGTCTCGCGCGGCGCCTGCCGCACAGCGCGACGGCGCTCGCCCGCACGATCGACCTGGAGCTCGCGCTGATGGTGCTCGTCGTGATCGCCGCGGCGTGGCTGAGCGCGCTGCCGCCGCCCGCCGCTTAA
- the dcd gene encoding dCTP deaminase yields the protein MSIKSDKWIRRMADTHRMIEPFEPGQVKQANGHKLVSYGTSSYGYDIRCSRDFKIFTNINTTIVDPKAFDERSFVDFHGDVCIIPPNSFALARTVEYFRIPRNVLTICLGKSTYARCGIIVNVTPLEPEWEGYVTLEFSNTTPLPAKIYANEGVAQVIFLESAPGDECETSYKDRGGKYQGQVGVTLPKI from the coding sequence ATGAGCATAAAGAGCGACAAGTGGATCCGCCGCATGGCGGACACCCACCGCATGATCGAGCCTTTCGAGCCCGGTCAGGTCAAGCAGGCGAACGGTCACAAGCTGGTGTCCTACGGCACGTCGAGCTACGGCTACGACATCCGCTGCTCCAGGGACTTCAAGATCTTCACCAACATCAACACCACGATCGTCGACCCCAAGGCGTTCGACGAGCGCTCGTTCGTCGACTTCCACGGCGACGTGTGCATCATCCCGCCGAACTCGTTCGCGCTCGCGCGGACGGTCGAGTACTTCCGCATCCCGCGCAACGTGCTGACGATCTGTCTGGGCAAGTCGACCTACGCGCGCTGCGGCATCATCGTCAACGTGACGCCGCTCGAACCCGAGTGGGAAGGCTACGTCACGCTCGAGTTCTCGAACACCACGCCGCTTCCCGCGAAGATCTACGCGAACGAAGGCGTGGCGCAGGTGATCTTCCTGGAGTCCGCGCCGGGCGACGAGTGCGAGACATCGTACAAGGACCGCGGCGGCAAGTACCAGGGCCAGGTCGGTGTCACGCTGCCGAAGATCTGA
- a CDS encoding tripartite tricarboxylate transporter substrate binding protein: protein MRALAAALLLAAVSAHAADAYPSKPLRFIVPYPPGGGNDFIARVIAPRLSDLFRQPVVIDNRGGAHGIIAAELTAKAPADGHTMLLAGTGHSLNPLIYSKLPYDSDRDFVPVSLAAVAPNILVVHPSVAANSVKELIALARPGGTRLHFGSSGAGGNTHLAGELFKLRTGANIEHVPYRGTGPAVTALLAGEMQMMFSTLPPALPQVRANRLRALGVTSAKRTAVVPDVPTISEAGVPGYESVGYWGVVVPGKTPLAIVTALNGAIAKVLASEDAKAQLFKEGIEAAGGSPADYAAFLKNEQKKWAKLIKDVNLKLE from the coding sequence GTGAGGGCGCTCGCGGCCGCATTGCTGCTGGCGGCGGTGAGCGCACACGCGGCCGACGCCTATCCCTCCAAACCGCTGCGCTTCATCGTTCCCTACCCGCCCGGCGGCGGCAACGACTTCATCGCGCGCGTGATCGCGCCGCGGCTGTCGGACCTCTTCCGCCAGCCGGTCGTGATCGACAACCGCGGCGGGGCGCACGGCATCATCGCAGCGGAGCTCACCGCCAAGGCGCCTGCGGACGGCCACACGATGCTGCTCGCCGGCACCGGCCATTCGCTCAACCCGCTCATCTATTCGAAGCTGCCGTACGACAGCGACCGCGATTTCGTGCCGGTGTCGCTCGCGGCGGTCGCGCCGAACATCCTCGTCGTGCATCCTTCGGTCGCCGCGAATTCGGTGAAGGAGCTGATCGCGCTCGCACGCCCCGGCGGCACCCGGCTGCACTTCGGCTCGAGCGGCGCCGGCGGCAACACCCATCTCGCGGGCGAGCTCTTCAAGCTGCGCACCGGCGCCAACATCGAGCACGTGCCGTATCGAGGCACCGGACCGGCGGTGACGGCGCTGCTGGCGGGCGAGATGCAGATGATGTTCTCGACGCTGCCGCCCGCGCTGCCGCAGGTTCGCGCGAACCGCCTGCGCGCGCTCGGCGTCACCAGCGCGAAGCGTACGGCGGTCGTTCCCGACGTGCCGACGATCTCCGAAGCGGGCGTGCCCGGTTACGAATCGGTCGGCTACTGGGGTGTGGTCGTGCCCGGCAAGACGCCGCTCGCGATCGTCACGGCCTTGAACGGCGCCATCGCGAAAGTGCTCGCGAGTGAAGACGCGAAAGCTCAGCTATTCAAAGAAGGGATCGAGGCCGCCGGCGGCTCGCCGGCGGATTACGCGGCGTTCCTCAAGAACGAGCAGAAGAAGTGGGCGAAGCTGATCAAGGATGTGAATCTGAAGCTGGAGTGA
- the apbC gene encoding iron-sulfur cluster carrier protein ApbC: MAVTEQQVLDALKELTDPNTRKDYVSSKSARNVKVDGDDVSVDVLLGYPAKSQVEPIRKEITAKLRAIPGVGSVTANVSMKIVPHAVQRGVKLIPGVRNMIAVASGKGGVGKSTTAVNLALALAAEGASVGVLDADIYGPSQPMMLGITGRPQSKDDKHMEPMEGHGIQAMSIGFMIDVDNPMVWRGPMATQALEQLANMTRWRDLDYLIVDLPPGTGDIQLTLAQRLPVTGAIIVTTPQDIALIDARKGLKMFEKVGIPIFGIVENMSLHICSHCGHEEPIFGSGGGERMGKDYNVELLGQLPLDIKIREQADSGMPSVVADPDGRVARIYKQIARRVAVKIAEKQQDHSAAFPKIVVQNT, encoded by the coding sequence ATGGCAGTCACCGAGCAGCAGGTGCTTGACGCACTGAAAGAGCTTACCGATCCCAACACGCGCAAGGACTACGTCTCGTCCAAGTCCGCGCGCAACGTCAAGGTCGACGGCGATGACGTCTCCGTCGACGTCCTCCTCGGCTATCCGGCGAAGAGCCAGGTCGAGCCGATCCGCAAGGAGATCACCGCGAAGCTGCGGGCCATTCCCGGCGTGGGCAGCGTCACCGCGAACGTCTCGATGAAGATCGTGCCGCATGCGGTCCAGCGCGGCGTGAAGCTCATCCCCGGCGTGCGCAACATGATCGCGGTCGCGTCCGGCAAGGGCGGCGTGGGCAAGAGCACGACGGCGGTCAACCTCGCGCTCGCGCTGGCCGCCGAAGGCGCGTCGGTGGGGGTGCTGGACGCGGACATCTACGGTCCTTCGCAGCCGATGATGCTGGGCATCACCGGCCGCCCGCAGTCCAAGGACGACAAGCACATGGAGCCGATGGAAGGCCACGGCATCCAGGCGATGTCGATCGGTTTCATGATCGACGTCGACAATCCGATGGTCTGGCGCGGCCCGATGGCGACCCAGGCGCTCGAGCAGCTCGCGAACATGACCCGATGGCGCGATCTCGATTACCTGATCGTCGACCTTCCGCCCGGGACCGGCGACATCCAGCTCACGCTCGCGCAGCGCCTGCCGGTCACCGGCGCGATCATCGTCACCACGCCGCAGGACATCGCGCTCATCGATGCGCGCAAGGGCCTCAAGATGTTCGAGAAGGTCGGCATCCCGATCTTCGGCATCGTCGAGAACATGAGCCTGCACATCTGCAGCCACTGCGGGCACGAGGAGCCGATCTTCGGCAGCGGCGGCGGCGAGCGGATGGGCAAGGACTACAACGTCGAGCTGCTGGGCCAGCTGCCCCTGGACATCAAGATCCGCGAGCAGGCCGATTCGGGCATGCCGAGCGTGGTGGCCGACCCCGACGGCCGCGTCGCCCGGATCTACAAGCAGATCGCCCGCCGCGTGGCGGTGAAGATCGCCGAGAAGCAGCAGGACCACTCGGCCGCGTTCCCCAAGATCGTCGTGCAAAATACGTAA
- a CDS encoding VOC family protein has product MTNRIVHIALKVDDLEKTTAFYEKVFGFWEAETRKTRDHLSRHLTDGELDFTLIKYDEGTDSAESRASGEGPCIHHFAVEVEDLEKSTKEILSYGCEIISDPGVIPVKFRAPGGTVAELVPVGRYKKPVRPQKA; this is encoded by the coding sequence ATGACGAACCGCATCGTCCACATCGCGCTCAAGGTCGACGACCTCGAGAAGACCACCGCCTTCTACGAGAAAGTCTTCGGTTTCTGGGAGGCCGAGACCCGCAAGACCCGCGATCACCTGTCGCGCCACCTCACCGACGGCGAGCTCGATTTCACGCTCATCAAGTACGACGAAGGCACCGACTCCGCCGAATCCAGGGCTTCGGGCGAAGGCCCGTGCATCCACCACTTCGCGGTCGAAGTCGAAGACCTCGAGAAGTCGACCAAAGAGATCCTGAGCTACGGCTGCGAGATCATCAGCGATCCCGGCGTAATCCCGGTGAAATTCCGCGCGCCCGGCGGCACCGTCGCCGAGCTCGTGCCGGTCGGGCGCTACAAGAAGCCGGTGCGCCCGCAGAAAGCGTAA